The Coprobacter tertius genome includes a region encoding these proteins:
- the uvrC gene encoding excinuclease ABC subunit UvrC, whose translation MIEKSEHIKNILTLLPETPGVYQYFDKTGKIIYIGKAKNLKRRVSSYFNKIHESVKTNVLVKNIQDIKYIVVKTEEDALHLENSLIKEYKPRYNVLLKDDKTYPWITVKNEHFPRVFLTRKLVKDGSKYYGPYSNLHVARTMLDLIRELYPIRTCSLALTPENIKKKKFKVCLQYHIKNCKGPCCGYENQEDYFEYITQIKQILNGNIHQLSEHLREKMENLASELKFEEAQTIKEKYLLIEKYKAKSIIVSTSLHNIDVFSYDEDENAAFINYLHVKNGSITQSFTLEYKKRLDEAREEILALGIVELRTRFKSNSHEIIVPFLPELEFENTVLVVPQRGDKKKLLDVSVQNVKQHKIDRLKQAEKLNPEQKSIRLLKEIQHELKLEKMPVHIECFDNSNIQGSDAVAACVVFKMAKPSKKDYRKYIIRTVQGPDDYASMQEVVRRRYQRALDEGSPLPDLIIADGGKGQMEVIRKVIEDELHLNIPIAGLAKDNKHRTSELLFGFPPLIIGLKQQTPLFHLLEQIQNEVHRFAIRFHRDKRSKSQVASALDTIAGIGNKTKDILLNRYKSVKRIREVPLFELEGVIGKSKAGILFKALHEKE comes from the coding sequence TTGATCGAAAAAAGCGAACATATTAAAAATATTCTTACCCTTTTACCAGAAACTCCGGGAGTATACCAGTATTTCGATAAAACGGGGAAAATTATTTATATCGGTAAAGCCAAAAACCTCAAACGCAGAGTTTCATCTTATTTCAATAAAATACACGAATCGGTTAAAACGAATGTTCTTGTTAAAAACATACAAGATATTAAATACATTGTGGTTAAAACCGAGGAAGATGCTCTACATCTTGAAAACAGCCTTATTAAAGAGTACAAACCGCGTTATAATGTTTTACTCAAAGATGATAAAACATATCCTTGGATTACGGTTAAAAACGAACATTTTCCCCGTGTATTTCTAACAAGGAAACTCGTTAAAGACGGATCTAAATATTACGGTCCTTATTCTAACCTGCATGTTGCTCGCACAATGCTCGATCTAATCCGGGAATTATACCCCATACGCACTTGCAGCTTAGCTCTGACTCCCGAAAATATAAAAAAGAAAAAGTTCAAAGTATGTTTGCAATACCATATAAAAAACTGCAAAGGACCTTGTTGCGGTTACGAAAACCAAGAAGATTATTTCGAATACATTACTCAAATAAAGCAAATATTAAACGGAAATATACATCAGCTTAGCGAACATTTACGGGAAAAAATGGAAAACCTCGCTTCCGAACTGAAGTTTGAAGAGGCACAAACGATTAAAGAAAAATATCTTTTGATCGAGAAATATAAGGCAAAATCGATTATTGTAAGTACATCTCTTCACAATATCGATGTATTTTCCTATGATGAAGATGAAAACGCAGCCTTCATTAATTATCTTCATGTAAAAAACGGGTCTATCACTCAAAGTTTTACACTCGAATATAAAAAACGGCTCGATGAGGCCCGGGAAGAAATACTTGCACTCGGTATTGTAGAATTACGTACACGTTTTAAAAGTAATTCCCATGAAATAATCGTCCCGTTTCTTCCCGAGCTTGAATTTGAAAATACCGTTTTAGTAGTTCCACAGCGGGGTGATAAAAAGAAATTACTCGATGTATCGGTACAGAATGTAAAACAACATAAAATAGATCGCCTTAAACAGGCCGAGAAACTAAATCCTGAACAAAAAAGTATCCGGTTATTAAAAGAAATTCAGCACGAACTCAAGCTTGAAAAAATGCCTGTACATATCGAATGTTTCGATAATTCGAACATACAAGGCTCTGATGCAGTAGCTGCCTGCGTAGTATTTAAAATGGCCAAACCATCGAAAAAAGACTACAGAAAATATATTATTCGAACAGTACAAGGCCCCGATGATTACGCCTCTATGCAAGAAGTCGTACGGCGACGATATCAAAGAGCATTAGACGAAGGATCACCCCTACCCGATTTAATTATTGCAGACGGTGGAAAAGGACAAATGGAAGTCATCCGGAAAGTAATTGAAGACGAATTACACCTGAATATTCCTATCGCAGGACTTGCCAAAGATAACAAACACAGAACATCGGAGTTATTATTCGGCTTCCCTCCTCTGATTATCGGATTAAAACAACAAACTCCCTTATTTCATCTTTTGGAGCAGATACAAAACGAAGTACATCGTTTTGCCATACGTTTTCATCGGGATAAACGCAGTAAATCGCAAGTCGCTTCTGCACTCGATACAATAGCAGGGATAGGGAATAAAACGAAAGATATTTTACTAAATCGCTACAAAAGCGTAAAACGCATCCGAGAAGTTCCTTTATTCGAACTCGAAGGAGTTATCGGAAAATCTAAAGCCGGTATTCTTTTCAAAGCTTTGCATGAAAAAGAGTGA
- a CDS encoding CotH kinase family protein: MKLRYFIILFLGCSSYMSAQVSQKLTGNIIGTEFSVDYDHGVQSTTVNTKENVFDGDFDTFFASFDRSGTWVGLDLGEPHIITKIGYSPRVGSNNRVVLAVIEGANSPDFIDAIPIYLIKEEAPDRKMTYAEIDCSRGFRYVRYVSPNDVRCNLAELEFYGKKGEGDDSKLYQPTNLPLVTIHTEGAKDIVEKEVYLPGQVSIISEDGTKLLHKELDVRGRGNASWSFPKKPYRMKFNKKDNVLDFPAKAKNWTLISNYGDHTLMRNLIAFEISRRVGLEYTPAGRPVDVMLNGEYKGCYQLCDQVEVNENRVNVEEMEPTDISSPNIEGGYLIEVDAYAYSEISWFASAQKQIPVTIKYPKDDEIVSQQRQYIVNRFNEIESRLFSNDFITPGKSYRELFDVKSFLQHFLVGELTGNTDTYWSTFMYKRRNDPLLYTGPVWDFDIAFENDDRTYPINAQTDFLYRFERASHANNMNVFADRVLLSDPQTKEELSALWTKCRKETGITAESLLDYIDKTASELQEAQKLNFKRWPINDTFEDALNVVKTYLSERVAWMDKKIPFTTGIKNVSVVSEGIIYADNMQVVVTNFEKGAVVNIYDLQGQLVTQGVCDENGVRIPLTAGFYVVQVVSHGKSISQKKVLL, encoded by the coding sequence ATGAAACTGCGTTATTTTATTATTTTATTTTTGGGCTGCTCATCGTATATGTCTGCTCAAGTATCGCAAAAACTTACTGGAAACATAATCGGGACCGAATTCTCAGTTGATTATGACCATGGAGTACAATCAACGACTGTAAATACGAAGGAAAATGTATTCGATGGAGATTTCGATACTTTTTTTGCTTCTTTCGATCGTTCCGGGACTTGGGTAGGGCTCGATTTGGGAGAGCCTCATATTATTACAAAAATAGGTTATTCTCCTCGTGTCGGATCGAATAATCGTGTTGTTTTAGCTGTAATTGAAGGGGCTAATTCACCTGATTTTATCGATGCTATTCCTATTTATCTTATCAAAGAGGAGGCTCCCGATCGGAAAATGACTTATGCCGAAATCGATTGTTCTCGTGGATTCAGGTATGTAAGATATGTTTCTCCCAATGATGTAAGGTGTAATCTTGCGGAATTAGAATTTTACGGCAAAAAAGGAGAGGGAGACGATTCTAAACTTTATCAGCCAACTAACTTGCCACTGGTAACGATTCATACCGAAGGTGCAAAAGATATTGTCGAAAAGGAGGTATATCTTCCGGGGCAGGTATCGATTATTTCTGAAGACGGAACAAAACTTTTACATAAAGAACTCGACGTAAGAGGACGTGGGAATGCAAGTTGGTCTTTCCCTAAAAAACCGTATCGGATGAAATTTAATAAAAAAGATAATGTCCTTGATTTTCCGGCTAAAGCAAAAAACTGGACATTGATCAGTAACTACGGCGACCATACACTCATGCGTAATTTAATTGCTTTTGAGATAAGCAGGCGCGTAGGTTTGGAGTATACTCCGGCCGGGAGACCTGTGGATGTGATGCTTAATGGCGAATATAAAGGTTGTTATCAGTTATGCGACCAGGTAGAGGTGAACGAAAATCGGGTTAATGTTGAAGAAATGGAGCCGACCGATATATCCTCGCCTAACATAGAGGGCGGGTATTTGATTGAGGTAGATGCTTATGCATATAGTGAAATTTCGTGGTTTGCATCGGCACAGAAACAAATACCTGTGACGATAAAATATCCTAAGGATGACGAAATCGTATCGCAGCAGAGGCAATATATCGTAAATAGATTTAATGAGATAGAAAGCCGTTTGTTTTCGAATGATTTTATTACTCCGGGAAAATCGTATCGTGAGCTGTTCGATGTCAAAAGTTTTTTACAACATTTCTTGGTAGGAGAGTTGACGGGAAATACCGATACTTATTGGAGTACTTTTATGTATAAGCGACGCAATGATCCGCTTCTTTACACAGGTCCTGTTTGGGATTTCGATATTGCATTTGAGAATGATGACCGTACCTACCCGATTAATGCGCAAACCGATTTTTTATATCGTTTCGAAAGAGCTTCTCATGCTAATAATATGAATGTTTTTGCCGATCGTGTTCTCCTTTCCGATCCGCAGACTAAAGAAGAACTTTCGGCCTTATGGACCAAATGCCGGAAAGAAACCGGGATTACGGCGGAATCTCTTTTGGATTATATTGATAAAACTGCATCGGAATTGCAGGAAGCCCAAAAATTGAACTTTAAACGTTGGCCTATAAACGATACTTTTGAAGATGCCTTAAATGTTGTGAAAACATATTTGAGTGAACGTGTCGCATGGATGGATAAAAAAATTCCTTTTACCACAGGTATAAAAAATGTGTCTGTTGTGTCCGAAGGAATTATTTATGCTGATAATATGCAGGTTGTAGTTACGAATTTTGAGAAAGGGGCGGTTGTAAATATATACGACTTGCAGGGGCAACTCGTGACGCAGGGTGTTTGTGATGAAAATGGAGTGCGTATTCCTTTAACAGCCGGTTTTTATGTAGTACAGGTTGTTTCTCATGGGAAGAGCATTAGCCAGAAAAAAGTTTTATTATAA
- a CDS encoding polyprenyl synthetase family protein — translation MDKLSIIQQPISDELVRLNEVIVDALKADSELMNVVVDYYLGKKGKQIRPILVMLSAKMCGGISKTTIDAAASIELLHNASLIHDDVVDESFERRGRRTVNGIWDNRIAVLVGDFFVSCALKHSLVTGNLQIVDTLSTLGKELAKGEIDQVSNVEEHRFSEEAYFEVIRQKTASLFISCMRMGALSAHASEERLKDLELFGEKLGLCFQIKDDIFDYFDNNEVGKPTGNDIREGKITLPLIYALNKATGIDKEKMDRLAKKDKHDRTDIEKLISFAKEMGGIEYAEDVMKKLRKEALCALSAFDESPVKESLKTILDYTIERDK, via the coding sequence ATGGATAAACTCTCGATTATACAACAGCCTATTTCCGATGAATTGGTTCGCTTAAATGAAGTGATTGTAGATGCTTTAAAAGCCGACAGTGAATTGATGAATGTTGTTGTTGACTACTATTTAGGTAAAAAAGGAAAACAGATACGTCCTATTTTGGTGATGCTTTCTGCGAAAATGTGCGGTGGTATTTCCAAAACAACGATAGATGCTGCTGCATCTATCGAGCTGCTGCATAATGCGAGTCTTATCCATGATGATGTCGTTGATGAATCGTTTGAGCGGCGTGGCCGCCGAACTGTAAACGGAATTTGGGATAACCGTATTGCCGTGCTTGTTGGAGATTTTTTTGTTTCATGTGCACTGAAGCACTCTCTGGTGACCGGTAATTTGCAAATAGTAGATACATTAAGCACTTTAGGTAAAGAGTTGGCAAAAGGGGAGATCGATCAGGTTTCGAATGTAGAGGAACATCGTTTCAGTGAAGAGGCTTATTTTGAAGTAATTCGCCAAAAAACAGCATCTCTTTTTATTTCTTGTATGCGTATGGGTGCATTATCGGCGCATGCTTCGGAGGAAAGGTTAAAAGATCTTGAATTATTCGGTGAGAAGCTGGGGCTTTGTTTCCAGATCAAAGACGATATTTTTGATTATTTTGATAATAACGAGGTCGGTAAACCTACGGGTAACGATATTCGTGAAGGTAAAATTACTTTGCCGTTGATATATGCTTTGAATAAAGCAACAGGAATCGATAAAGAAAAAATGGATCGTTTGGCTAAAAAAGATAAGCACGACAGGACAGATATCGAAAAATTGATTTCTTTTGCTAAAGAAATGGGAGGGATAGAATATGCCGAGGACGTAATGAAAAAGTTACGAAAAGAGGCATTATGCGCTTTATCTGCTTTTGATGAGTCTCCCGTGAAAGAATCTTTGAAAACGATACTCGATTATACTATAGAACGGGATAAATAA
- the polA gene encoding DNA polymerase I produces MSDKRLFLLDAYALIYRAYYAFIKNPRINSKGLNTSAIFGFVNTLEDVLKKENPSHIAVGFDPSGPTFRHEAYAEYKAQREATPEDIRKAVPIIKEIIGAYNIPIIEVAGYEADDVIGTLAKLAEKEGFDTYMMTPDKDYGQLVSDHIFIYKPKYGGNDFEIRGIKEIKEKYKLDNPEQVIDILGLMGDSSDNIPGCPGVGEKTAVKLIQEFGGIDQLLENTDKLKGALKTKIEDNAEKIRFSKFLATIKTDVPVTFNEKELLREPINSSRLREIFEELEFKNLSDRVLGTTINKTIVSNTPIQGSLFAEFTADPQDEKKYTTLSDLNSTQHTYYLIDTEEKRIDLANKLKNAQYFSIDTETTGIDPMWVELVGMSFALKENEAYYVPVPEDQTEAKRIVSIFKDALENVNSLKIGQNIKYDYILLRNYGVTLKGNFFDTMIAHYLLQPEQRHNMDYLAEVYLHYKTIPIEELIGPRGKGQLCMRNVEATQICEYAAEDADVTLKLKNILEKELKSEGMEKLFYEIEMPLVRVLAEMEITGVKVDTHALSVFSESLTKRIETIEKEIYEMAGTEFNVSSARQVGEILFDRLKIDEKARKTKTGQYSTTEEILEKLRNRHPIVGKILEQRGMRKLLSTYINALPELIHPRTGKIHTSFNQAVTATGRLSSSNPNLQNIPIRDDEGREIRRAFIPDPNCLFFSADYSQIELRIMADLSQDPNMLEAFNSGNDIHAATAAKIYKVPIEAVTKDMRRKAKTANFGIIYGISVFGLAERLNIPRSEAKELIDGYFATYPQVKEYMNKSIESARERGYVETISGRKRMLPDINSQNAIVRGYAERNAINAPIQGSAADIIKIAMVRIFDRFEKEGLQSRMILQVHDELNFNVKADEADKVECIVKEEMEHASKLHVPLIADSGIGNNWLEAH; encoded by the coding sequence ATGTCAGACAAAAGATTATTCTTGTTAGATGCATATGCACTTATTTACCGTGCCTATTATGCCTTCATAAAAAATCCGCGTATCAATTCGAAAGGCCTCAACACTTCAGCTATTTTCGGATTTGTAAATACGCTCGAAGATGTCCTCAAGAAAGAAAATCCTTCTCATATCGCCGTAGGATTCGACCCGTCGGGCCCTACATTTCGACACGAAGCTTATGCCGAATACAAGGCCCAAAGAGAAGCCACACCCGAAGATATAAGAAAAGCCGTTCCTATTATAAAAGAAATCATCGGAGCCTATAATATTCCCATTATCGAAGTTGCCGGATATGAAGCCGACGATGTAATAGGTACATTGGCTAAACTGGCAGAAAAAGAAGGATTCGACACTTACATGATGACGCCCGATAAAGACTACGGACAATTAGTAAGCGATCATATTTTTATATACAAACCCAAATACGGAGGTAACGATTTTGAGATTCGAGGTATAAAAGAAATAAAAGAAAAATACAAGCTCGACAATCCCGAACAAGTTATCGATATATTGGGGCTCATGGGAGACAGTTCTGATAACATTCCGGGATGTCCGGGCGTTGGAGAAAAAACGGCAGTAAAACTCATTCAAGAATTCGGAGGTATCGACCAATTACTTGAAAATACAGATAAATTAAAAGGAGCCCTAAAAACGAAAATAGAAGATAACGCAGAAAAAATACGTTTTTCTAAATTTCTCGCCACTATAAAAACCGACGTTCCGGTTACATTCAATGAAAAAGAATTATTGAGAGAGCCAATAAACAGTTCCCGATTACGAGAAATTTTCGAAGAACTGGAATTTAAAAATTTATCTGATAGAGTTCTCGGAACAACTATTAACAAAACAATAGTTTCAAATACACCGATTCAAGGTTCTCTCTTTGCCGAATTTACGGCCGACCCTCAGGATGAAAAAAAATATACGACTCTCAGTGACTTAAACTCTACTCAACACACCTATTATCTTATTGATACAGAAGAGAAAAGAATAGATTTAGCAAATAAGCTAAAAAATGCTCAATATTTTTCAATAGATACCGAAACAACCGGAATCGATCCTATGTGGGTAGAATTAGTCGGTATGTCTTTCGCTTTGAAAGAAAATGAAGCTTATTATGTACCAGTTCCAGAAGATCAGACAGAAGCCAAAAGAATCGTCTCAATTTTTAAAGATGCGTTAGAAAATGTAAATTCTCTCAAAATCGGACAAAATATTAAATACGATTATATCCTGTTACGAAATTATGGTGTCACGTTAAAAGGCAATTTCTTCGATACCATGATTGCTCATTACTTGCTTCAACCCGAACAACGGCATAATATGGACTATCTCGCCGAAGTATATCTTCATTATAAAACAATACCGATCGAAGAACTTATCGGCCCCAGAGGTAAAGGACAATTGTGTATGAGAAATGTAGAAGCCACCCAAATATGCGAATACGCCGCTGAAGATGCCGATGTAACACTGAAATTAAAAAATATTCTCGAAAAAGAGCTTAAATCCGAAGGCATGGAAAAATTATTCTACGAAATAGAAATGCCCTTAGTCAGAGTTTTAGCTGAAATGGAGATTACAGGTGTGAAGGTAGATACACATGCTCTTTCGGTTTTTTCAGAATCATTGACAAAACGCATAGAAACTATTGAAAAAGAAATTTATGAGATGGCCGGAACAGAATTTAATGTAAGTTCGGCCAGACAAGTAGGTGAAATTCTGTTCGATCGATTAAAAATAGATGAGAAAGCTCGAAAAACCAAGACCGGACAATATTCAACAACCGAAGAAATCCTCGAGAAGTTGAGAAACAGACATCCTATCGTCGGTAAAATTCTCGAACAAAGAGGAATGCGCAAGCTTCTCAGTACTTACATCAATGCCTTACCGGAACTTATCCATCCCCGTACTGGAAAAATACACACCTCATTTAACCAAGCAGTAACAGCAACAGGGAGGCTTAGCTCGAGTAATCCCAATTTACAGAATATCCCGATTCGCGACGACGAAGGACGAGAAATACGCAGAGCATTCATTCCCGACCCAAACTGTCTCTTCTTCTCGGCCGATTATTCACAAATAGAATTACGTATCATGGCCGACCTGAGTCAAGACCCGAATATGCTCGAAGCCTTCAACTCCGGTAACGATATCCATGCAGCTACTGCGGCCAAAATTTATAAAGTGCCGATCGAAGCTGTTACCAAAGATATGAGGAGAAAGGCAAAAACGGCTAATTTCGGCATTATATACGGCATATCGGTATTTGGCTTGGCCGAAAGACTTAACATCCCCAGAAGCGAAGCAAAAGAGCTTATAGACGGTTATTTTGCGACTTATCCTCAAGTAAAGGAATATATGAACAAAAGCATAGAATCGGCCCGTGAAAGAGGATATGTCGAGACCATCAGCGGACGTAAGAGAATGTTACCCGATATTAACTCTCAAAATGCTATTGTAAGAGGTTATGCCGAACGAAATGCTATTAACGCTCCAATTCAGGGCAGCGCAGCAGATATTATCAAAATAGCGATGGTACGCATTTTCGACCGATTTGAAAAAGAGGGATTACAATCACGCATGATTTTACAAGTACACGATGAACTTAACTTCAACGTGAAAGCCGATGAAGCCGACAAGGTAGAATGTATTGTCAAAGAAGAAATGGAACATGCCTCCAAATTACATGTCCCGCTTATTGCAGATTCCGGTATCGGAAATAATTGGCTCGAGGCTCATTAA
- a CDS encoding nucleotide pyrophosphohydrolase, which translates to MTIKEAQETVDKWIKENGVRYFSELTNMAILTEEVGEVARIISRKYGDQSFKQGESDKELGDELADVLWVLLCLANQTGIDMTDALLKNLEKKTKRDKNRHINNPKLH; encoded by the coding sequence ATGACAATAAAAGAAGCGCAGGAAACTGTCGATAAATGGATAAAAGAAAACGGTGTAAGATACTTCAGTGAGCTTACCAATATGGCTATTCTTACCGAAGAAGTGGGAGAAGTAGCACGCATCATATCGAGGAAATACGGAGACCAATCATTTAAACAAGGGGAATCGGATAAAGAACTCGGAGATGAACTGGCCGACGTATTGTGGGTTTTACTCTGTCTTGCCAACCAAACTGGCATAGACATGACCGATGCCCTGCTTAAGAACCTCGAGAAAAAAACCAAACGAGATAAAAACAGACATATTAATAACCCTAAACTGCATTAA
- the nagB gene encoding glucosamine-6-phosphate deaminase, with translation MRLIIEPDYANVSQWAANYVAARINEYSPSAERPFILGLPTGSSPLGMYRNLIELNKKGVVSFKNVVTFNMDEYIGLPKDHPESYHSFMWNNFFGHIDINPENVNILNGNAEDLAAECERYEKKIKSYGGINLFLGGIGPDGHIAFNEPGSSLTSRTRVKTLTQDTIIANSRFFNNDVNQVPKTALTVGVGTVMDARSVLIIVNGHNKARALKHGVEGGISQMWTISALQLHPYSIIVCDDDATAELKVGTYKYFLDIEKDNIDPASLLKK, from the coding sequence ATGAGATTAATTATCGAGCCCGATTATGCAAATGTATCGCAATGGGCGGCCAATTACGTTGCTGCGCGTATTAATGAATACAGCCCTTCCGCAGAACGTCCGTTTATTTTGGGGCTTCCTACCGGTTCTTCACCGCTTGGAATGTATAGGAACTTGATTGAATTGAATAAAAAAGGAGTGGTTTCTTTTAAAAATGTCGTGACATTCAATATGGATGAGTATATCGGTTTACCGAAAGATCATCCCGAAAGTTATCATTCTTTTATGTGGAATAATTTTTTTGGCCATATAGATATTAATCCCGAGAATGTGAATATCTTAAATGGAAATGCAGAAGATCTTGCTGCTGAATGTGAGAGATATGAGAAAAAAATAAAATCGTATGGCGGTATAAATTTGTTTTTGGGAGGAATCGGTCCCGACGGGCATATTGCTTTTAATGAACCGGGTTCGTCATTAACATCTCGTACTCGTGTAAAAACGCTTACTCAGGATACCATTATTGCCAACTCCCGTTTTTTCAATAACGATGTAAATCAAGTGCCTAAAACTGCACTGACAGTAGGCGTTGGGACGGTGATGGATGCCAGAAGTGTTTTGATTATTGTAAATGGACACAATAAAGCACGAGCTTTGAAACATGGTGTAGAAGGCGGAATTTCTCAGATGTGGACGATCAGTGCACTGCAATTGCATCCGTATAGTATTATCGTTTGCGATGATGATGCTACAGCAGAACTCAAAGTGGGAACTTATAAATATTTCCTTGATATAGAGAAAGATAATATCGATCCGGCATCATTACTTAAAAAGTGA
- the dtd gene encoding D-aminoacyl-tRNA deacylase, translating into MRILIQRVQKASVRIEGNIKSSIGKGLLVLIGIEDNDSEEDAEWLSKKTVNLRIFDDEKGVMNRSVLENGGEILVVSQFTLHASTKKGNRPSYIKASKPDHAIPLYETFCRMISRETGKETATGEFGADMKVELINDGPVTIWIDSKNKE; encoded by the coding sequence ATGAGGATACTTATACAACGTGTACAGAAAGCATCGGTAAGGATCGAAGGAAACATAAAATCATCCATCGGGAAAGGGCTGCTCGTACTAATTGGCATTGAAGATAACGATTCTGAAGAAGATGCAGAATGGCTCAGTAAGAAGACTGTGAATTTGCGCATTTTCGATGACGAAAAAGGCGTTATGAACCGATCGGTTCTCGAAAACGGAGGAGAAATCCTGGTTGTCAGTCAGTTCACATTACACGCTTCAACAAAAAAAGGGAATCGTCCCTCATACATTAAAGCCTCGAAACCCGATCATGCTATCCCGCTGTATGAAACATTTTGCCGAATGATAAGCAGAGAAACCGGTAAAGAAACGGCTACAGGTGAGTTTGGCGCAGATATGAAAGTAGAACTCATTAATGACGGTCCGGTAACTATATGGATCGATTCTAAGAATAAAGAATAA
- the deoC gene encoding deoxyribose-phosphate aldolase, which translates to MDKYNEALKGYITDLNDETVKQSVEKILRDNLAKNSNTEVYKFLFGCIDLTTLKTTDSNTSVAAFTKRVNDFENEHPDMKNVAAICVYPNFAEIVRMNLEVSSVNIACVSAGFPSSQTFSEIKVAETSMAVADGADEIDIVINVGDFLSGEYEEMCDEIEEIKEACRTAHMKVILETGALKTASNIKKAAILSMYSGADFIKTSTGKLEPAATLEAAYVMCQAIKEYYEKTGRKVGFKPAGGIVTSEDAVKYYCIVSEILGKEWLTRDLFRIGASRLANNLLTSIAGKDIKFF; encoded by the coding sequence ATGGATAAATACAACGAAGCATTGAAGGGGTACATTACCGACCTTAATGACGAAACGGTAAAACAATCGGTTGAAAAGATACTAAGAGATAACCTCGCAAAAAACAGCAATACAGAGGTATATAAGTTTCTTTTCGGTTGTATCGATCTGACGACTTTAAAAACAACCGATTCGAATACTTCGGTAGCAGCTTTTACGAAACGGGTGAATGATTTCGAAAATGAACATCCCGACATGAAAAATGTTGCAGCCATATGCGTATATCCTAACTTCGCAGAAATCGTACGTATGAACCTGGAAGTTTCGAGTGTAAATATAGCATGCGTCTCAGCCGGATTTCCATCGTCACAAACATTTTCTGAAATAAAAGTAGCAGAAACTTCTATGGCTGTTGCCGATGGAGCGGACGAAATAGATATAGTTATAAACGTCGGTGATTTTTTAAGTGGCGAATATGAAGAAATGTGCGATGAAATCGAAGAAATAAAAGAAGCCTGTCGCACTGCCCATATGAAGGTCATTCTCGAAACAGGTGCTTTAAAAACTGCATCAAACATAAAAAAAGCCGCAATCTTATCTATGTATTCCGGTGCAGATTTCATAAAAACATCGACCGGTAAACTCGAACCGGCAGCTACTCTCGAGGCTGCTTATGTAATGTGTCAGGCCATCAAAGAATATTACGAAAAAACAGGTCGGAAAGTAGGATTTAAGCCGGCTGGTGGAATCGTTACATCCGAAGATGCCGTTAAGTATTATTGTATCGTTTCGGAAATATTAGGTAAAGAATGGCTTACCAGAGATCTCTTCCGTATCGGAGCCAGCCGATTAGCTAACAACCTGTTAACTTCGATTGCCGGAAAAGATATAAAATTCTTTTAA
- a CDS encoding adenine phosphoribosyltransferase, which produces MLVETIKKKIRDIYDFPQKGIIFRDLTTAFKDKDCLHELSESLTDLYKNKGITKVVGIESRGFIMGPIMANNLGAGFVTMRKPGKLPAETWSESYEKEYGTDTIEIHKDALDENDIVVLHDDLLATGGTMIAAYNLVKRFNPQKIYVNFIVELEFLNGRNVFPADVEIDALIKY; this is translated from the coding sequence ATGTTAGTAGAAACGATTAAAAAAAAGATTCGCGACATATATGATTTCCCTCAAAAAGGAATCATTTTTAGAGACCTCACCACCGCTTTTAAAGACAAAGACTGCTTACATGAGCTAAGCGAAAGCCTCACCGATCTTTATAAAAATAAAGGTATAACGAAAGTAGTCGGGATTGAATCGAGAGGTTTTATTATGGGTCCCATTATGGCAAACAATTTAGGTGCCGGATTTGTTACCATGAGAAAACCGGGTAAATTACCAGCCGAGACATGGAGTGAATCTTACGAAAAAGAATATGGGACAGACACGATCGAAATACACAAAGATGCCTTAGACGAAAACGACATCGTCGTCCTTCATGATGATCTGTTAGCAACCGGTGGCACCATGATTGCTGCATATAATTTGGTAAAACGCTTTAATCCCCAAAAAATATATGTAAATTTTATTGTCGAACTCGAATTTTTAAATGGAAGGAATGTATTCCCTGCCGATGTAGAGATCGACGCCTTAATCAAATACTAA